The DNA segment GACCACCCATCACAAGATCATCAACCACCCGCTGACCACGATACGAATAACCACAAGTCACCTACTCGCTTTGCATCCCACACAGACGATCACCAAACCCCCAACACCCAAACACCCACACAAAGTGACTTTCCACACAACTCCCCCGACCACCTTTTGCCTGTTCACGACTCTCCTGCCCACCACTCTACGGACCACCACTCTCCTGAATACCGCTCTTCCAACCACCAATCTCCTAACCACCAAGCTCAGCACCAACAATCACCTATCCACCACTCTCCAGCCAATCACCCAATTGTCGACCACCACTCTATTGACCACAGCTATTCTGAACACCATTCTCCTAACCACCCAATTGTCGACCACCATTCTCATAACCACCAATCACTTGACCACTGCTCACCTAACCACCATTCCCAGACACCCACAGCACACGCATCCCACCAAGCTAAGCACCCCTCTCCAGCCGATCACCCAATTGTCGACCACCTAATCCCCGTACAGTCTGAATCGCCTCTAGTCTCTTCTACCCGCCACGCTCCTGACCAACACACCCCCGCCCCTCAAACTCCTGACCACATAACTACTCCCCACATAACTACCAACCAACAACCACTCGAACACAAATCATCTGATTTGATATCGCCCACCCACCCCTCACCTGTCCATGTCTCTACACCATCCAGCCCTCCCACACATAAGCCCCCCGTTGACGCATTTAACGTCACTCAAGGAAGCCATTCACAAAACTTCGCTCAAATAGCTACTTTACCCCTGTTTGACGCTACCCCTCTTGGGAAACCAACCTCACCAGAGGTCATGTCAGGATCAGACCCCGGTACATGCTATGCTCCCTACATGCCTGCCGGTACGTCCACACCAAACTCAACCCCTACCAAGCCTGCTGTGTCCCCACAAGCGTTTTCTCCACATTGCTCGTCACCCAATGCTTTCGCAGCACTAAAAGGGTCTACCAAATCGTTCATGTCTTCTCCCAACCGCGAAACCGCCACGGTAACTTTGTTTTCACATCCTCAACCCACTACCTTCTATATTTGTTGGCTAACCACTTCTATAATGGTTGCAGGATGGCAAAAAAGAGGAAGTTGATAAAGAAGATACCTACTCGGGCTCCCCAGACACTAAAGTACGAAAGATTGTTGCTGAAGTTAATGTATTGCCTCCACTCTACACCCTAATTCTtcatatttaaaagttttagaTAACGTAATACGTACTCAAACAAAGAAATGATAACTTCACCTCATTTTCTGCAGGTGCAAACGGCTGAGGACGAGGTTTGCGAGCTTAGTGACTCCTCGCCGGCCAAAAAAAACAGAGCTCACTCACTGTCTGCAGAGGAAATTGCACTACACAAAGCACTCAACCGCCCTGATTTCCCACAAAATCTTCTCATCACATCTCCGCCTGTCGACCTCTGGAGCCTCTTTTCAAAAACACTAAAAGCGGCCAGAAATGTGTAAGTACACCTTATGTTGCACTTACAGTCCTCTCTCAATACCTTCTCCTACTTTACTGATACACCTTATGTTGTACCGATCCCTCCGGCCAGCTTCCACGTTACACCTTCAAAGCTCGATTTCAACAACTACTTCCTTCTCCAGCTAGCCACCCCCCAACAATGGACAAACACACTTGTAAGCCCCTACTTTTGTGTGTTATATTATGTCTGTACCTCTTCGTTTTTTTCATACACTATATAAACATGTCTACCATTTTGTCTCCAGCACATGATCGTACCAATGCACGTTCTTGGGGAACGTCACAAGAGCGTACTTCTTATGCACAATTCCGTGTTTACGACGCCTGAATTGACTTCGTTGATGCTGTCCAAAGATCGCCAATTCCAAGCCGCAGTTAGAAAAGATAGGCTTCGTTGGGACTCTCGACTGACAAAATTGATCCTGGCACCCCGTCTAACTTGGATGAAAGAAGTCCACACGGTCTACACTCCTATGATATGGGCAGACAAGCACTGGGTTGGTCTCGCTATCAACCTCGCCATTGGACATGTTGAAGTAATGGACTCAGCCCCCACCCTGTACGACGATGGCAAGGTACTGAAGTTCATGAAGCCCATTCTTCAGATGCTACCCTACCTTGTTCGCTATGTGGCAAAGAACAACGCTCGCAACCTCTCACCTTTTACATGGGAGCGCATCCCCGGCACCTACGAAACCTTAGGTCTGGTGACTGCGGCCCCGTTTGTGCGAAGTTCATGGAAATGCACCTCCACGACAATCCATATCCACACATGTCAGGGATCACAGATGCCATGGTTGACCAGTTCCGCAAGGTCTACGCAATGGATGCGTACAAAACCATCGTCCTACCAGCTTACCAGCCTACTACAACTGGGTAGTCTTCTCATTACTAGGACTTTTCTTGTGTTCAGGAGGCACCTTATCCTTTTTTGTACTACTATTGTGCCCCTATCGGCTGCTGCTActtgttttgtgtttttcttgCACCTCGGCTAGGACTTGTTATGTAAACTACCAACTAAAACTCTAATGCTAGCTAATCAACTACGTATTTCTCATTACTTACCATTTTGTTCTAACCACACGTGACTATCCACAGATCCATACGCACCAAAACACTTATAGTTCCAACCACCGCTATCCGTCCACGAATTCAAACCTACCCTGTAACGTTTTCCTGTTACAGGACCCACCAACACATTGATAAATCTCGTTAAAGACTAACAAAAGTAGATCTCCCCTCATAATATCTCCAACTCACAATACCTCTTCTCTCTTCATCTCagatcttaaaaaatatttgccTCCACCAAATGGAAAATGTACAAGGAATACCCAGGCAGTGCCATTGTGGGTCTCAGACCATTGTTCTCACATCCAGAACCCAAGAAAACCCAGGGCGAAGGTTCTTTCGTTGCGGGACAACCTCCGGTCCAGGACACCTTTTCAAGTGGGTTGACGAAGCCAACTCCGAAGAGTTGGGAATGCTGGCAGATAAACAAGCCACTCTCCAACAAGACATGACACAACTTAAGCAAGATCTTCTCGACCTCAAGACAGATATTTGTGAGATTCTTGATGTCCTACAGAGTATTAGATCTAATGCGTAGATCCAGTGTTTCACTTATTTCAATGCTCTAGTAGAGAACAATGTATCACTTCCACTATGCAATTATGTGTCTTTATTGATTTTCTTAACAAAAGCATCCTCTGATTTCCCAAATAAGTCTCTCAAATTGCAAATACCTCGCATACCTCTAACCAAATAATCAAGCGCGTAAACCACACACATAACATCCACGCCCACCCAACCACATACATAAGGACGGCATATATACCATTCGGGTTTTACCATCCACTACACTGAATCCACCGCTGCGAAAAACGGTTTCGCAACCCTAACAGACAAAGCTAGTTCAGAACTGCTGCCTACCACAACCAACTTCTCGACCCATCCAAATCGGAACAATACATTTCAAAACAATTTAATCAACTGGTTCCGAGAATCCATATCCGAACAACCTCAAGTTCAGAAACATTGATTTACAGGTCTCGAACACAAACCGATCTCACTAACTACAAACGTATATCCCAAACCATACACCCCTATACCCTATACACCATACCCTTAACCCTTAACTCAAAAGAATACTTATTTCTTTCCCAAATCACTCAGctcgccaaaacaaaaaaatggtcTTCACGTATTTAAAACCTCCCACCAAACTCTCTGTCTTTCATTATACCTAAGAGATTACCTAATCTCTTATATTTACACATAACTATGTATTAGGATCCCAACAAACCAACCACACACCCGCCATCCACAAGCTTACAATTTCCGGCTTACCAAAACTATTCTTAAACCCTTTACCCTATATTTCTGTATACTAGTCAATAGCGGTTATCAAGTCGTGGTTAGCTAATTCACAAAATCATTTTCTGCCATATAGCAACCTAGTGGTCAAAAATCTATGTTCCAATTTCTGTAAAATAAGTCAACAAGCAGAACAACAATAATAACAAACTTCACCTTAAACACATCATCCAAATCCCAACATCACTTTTCAGTGTGAAAAAACCTACAATTCCTTGCCCATAAAACATCATAATAGCATCCATCAACCGAAAACCGAAATACATATGTTAATCCTATGGGTGGTTTgttctcaaacaaaaaaaaattaaccacaTCACCCAAACGCGTCATCGCCCCAAAAGCCTCCTAAGCCTTCCTCTCCCCAAAAGCCTCCTAAGGTCTCTTCTCCCACTCATTTCAGCGGAACCGTACAGTTCGTCCTGTTATGCCCTGTCCCCCTGCATCTTCCACACTTGTTCGGTACCGCCTTCTTATTTGGTCCCTGCCACACATGTCCACATCTGAGATTATATACTGAGAAGGGGGAGGGGCCTCAAACATGATTATACGGCTAAAGAAACAACTTACAGGGATTTCTCCTGTTGATAGGAAGCGTTTTGTCTTCCGCCTTCCTGCCGGTCTCTTCGTCACAGGTGGCATCAAAACCTTATTCATCACCTCTTCAGGAATATCCTCATCCCTTGGATCGCCAATTGGACTGATCACATCGGCGTATGTTTCTCTCCAGGCCTCTGTCTTGTACCAGTGCCCAACTAGTGTATCGTAAGGTACCCCAAGGTTGTCAGCAGCGAGCATTGCATGACCACATGGTATCTTCATGTGGTCAAAGTACTTGCAGGAACATTTTTTCTGATCTAAAATTACGCTGTCATAACCTCCATACTTCCCTACAACCTGACTGCTCCAACTAGAAACTGAATTGATTTTGCTTCCACTCATCAGTGCCATGCTCTTTGTCATTACCTTATCCACCTCAACAGTCATCAACCCCCTATGCCTCTCAGACTTCTTCCTACGAGCACTAAACCACCTTGTCATCATCTCTTGTATAAACATAAGCAACTCAACTATTGGGGATGATCTGCCTTCCACCAAAGCATTGTTCAGCTGCTCAGCTATGTTACTTGTCATTATGTTGTACCGGTCACCTTTGAAGTATGTCCGCGACCAGTGCGCTGTTCCAATCTTACCTAAATAGATAGCGCAATCATTGTTTGCCGCCTTAATCTTGTCACACTAGTTTTTGTAGTCACGCATCCTGTGAGCACAGGCTGCGGCTGTCACCATCCTTGCAAGCCCCTTGCATGAAAATCTAGCATTCACATTCCTTGCTAAATGAACAATGCAGTACCCGTGCTGTGCCTGTGGATACACACGACTCACTGCCGATGAAAATCTAGACACGTTTTCCCCCTTCCCACCAAAATGGCTACCAGCACATTTCTTATCCATTACGGGTGTATCAAAACCAACGCTCTTACTTCCGGAGCCTACAAACACATCTCCTCCAAAAGGTTCAAACGTAGCAAACAGATTCAGAGACCCCTTCACCTTCATATGCGTGAAAAAATACTTCAACGCTCCATCGCTCGTAAGCACTACAGGTGGGGTTTTAATCCCGGTTGCAAGTTCCAAACTATCCGGTGGCCAGTAAGACAACGAAACACCGTACTCCAATTCCCCTACACGGAACTCAGCAAGCACTAGACGTTCTAGCTCTTTGATGGACATTCCCACTTCAACAGCTACCATCCTAGCCATTCTTTTCTTCTCCACCACGAATTCCCATTTTCCGTCTGAACCACATACCCAACCACCGCACATAACCAAACACATCTCATCCATCTGCTCTTCACACCACAAATAACACAGAAAACAATTTCTAACATCAGCAACCATGATATCATAACCGTATCAACCCAAGTAACAGCTTTCGAAGAGGAAGTTACAAAAAACTTACAGCTGATATGTCCGTTTCGCGAAACTGTGAGAAAGAGACACAGTAGGTCTCACTTCCTCTTTCACCTTAGTCTTCTCcctcagatctgaaaatcaaACGAGAGCAACAACAATTGGAGGAAATTAATGGCTTTACCCTAATAAATGCAACAACGTCGTATCCTTCTTAATTGCACCAACCACATCCTAAGACACTATACTAACCACAACCGTTCGATTTCGCttatttataaactttaaatcttGTGCGTTAGATTCGCCCACCGTAAATCCATTAGCTGTCCCCGACTTACCTTTACATTTATTACAACCGAACCTTAATTCAGTTACAAAGAAATAACATgactaataaaaacaaaacattctCGTTACAACAAGCGGGGGCATTTCTGGCCAATAAAAAACAGCTGGTAGGATAAAGTGGAAGTAAAGTGTGTCAAACTCAGATTGTGTCTCTcaagaagaaacaaacacaCATTGTGTCTCCTTATGTAAGTCTCTCTATCGGAAAAGTTAAATGTAATTTGGTTGATCGCCGAATGCTACAAACAGATTGTATTTTTCTGAGATGACCAAAATTCTTTTAAACTAAATGAcattcaatatatttataaaaaaaaattacgctATATTATTAGGAAGCAGCAACCTTTTCGGTCCGGAGAGATTTTTCAAATAGGAAGCTGCAACCTTTATATTATTGGGAAGAACGGTAGAAACTGTGGACAACCACTTAATCTGcccaatttttttcaaatagatctttttaaaaacaaatttataaaaaaagccTTCAAAGAAAAATGATCCAAATAGATTTTATTAAAGAGACCAAAAATCCATATactttagatatataaatacaaataaataaataaaatattatagtttccaattatattgtttgaaattcgattttttataggaaaaaaaattgattttttttttatagttttctcGTTGAAACTCGACACTGTTTTTTGAAAccatctttaaatttttaatatttattttctatttttaaaatttttaaattttacttcCAAAACTGAACTTCTtaattctaaatcctaagtttatATTAGTTAACAATAGGgatataattgtatatttacctctttaatgaaacgtTTTGATCATTTGATTTTTAGAGATTATATGTGTGACAAAAACCATTTTAAGGCTTTAGGAAGGTATTTCCCTTAAATCTTTTTATAGCTTTATTTTAAACCAATCATGCTTTACCTTCCAAAAACGaatctaaaaaaaaaggaaatatactACCTTTGAATATCAAGTACTGTACGATTTTTATTTAGTGATTTAgatgttttgaaaataattatgtaACCAAAAAACAGAAAGCTAAAATCTAAAGCAACAAATCTTAAATCTGCGGGTCTCTACTAACAAACTCTTAATTACACATGATACAATTCTCTTACGTCTAAACTGATGAGGGAATCGTATCAGTTGTATCAATTCACTCTCTTTTAATATTCCACatcattttttctcttttctatcTAATTATTCAACATTGactttattttaaacatttatagtagttttgttaaataaaattcaacacCATATTCCACTGCTTATagttcaatttttatttttataatttaatatttacatACTAATAATAACTTTtgattataattaaattaagtaactaaaattttatagttttaattaaatattatggtAGAACTCACTTTCGTTAAGAATTTGATTTAGGCGAAAAAAGTTATTAAGAAACTTGTGATAGGagaaaaaattttgattttgattttggcaaaaaaaaaaaaaaatagtttaagtAACTTGTGATAGGcgaaaaaagttatttttttattttggtgaaaattttgattttggcggaaaactcgattttgtgattttggaaaaaaaaaacgattttattCTTCTGGTGAGAAATCTCATTTCTGCGAGTTTGACAGGACttgtttttacggttttggcgaaaaatctcattttttgggaatattcgatttttacgattttggcggaaaaacttaatatcacggtttggcggaaaaactcaatattacggttttggcgagaaatcGTGTTTAACGGTTTTGGCAAGAAATCACATTTTGCgggaaaattcgattttacggttttggctggaaaactcggttttacaattttggcgggaaatctTGTTTTACGTTTTTGGCCGGAAATCATGTTTTGtgagaaaactcaattttatggttttgatgGGAAATCTTAATTTAATGGTTTGGTGAGAAATCTCGTTTTGCAGAAAAACTCATTTTTGCGGGAAATCTCGTTTGtacggttttgacggaaaatctcaattttacagttttggcgaaaaaattttgttttgtggtTTTAATAGAAAAACTCACTTTTTCGGGGTTGGTGGAAAAACTCACTTTGTCTGGTttgacggaaaaactcgatttcgcagaaaaaatcttttttcgattttgacaaaaaatccttatttttacgattttggcgaaaaaaaaaactcaattttacaaTTTTCTAAGAAAATTTCATTTTAGAAGTTTTAATTGTACACCAAAATTATTgttgtttaccaaaaaaatatttatctaacAGTGTTCAACTCTATTAAAACCATGTAGTTCTTTAACCCTGTCCTAAATTAGCACTAAATATTTTAGGAGTAATGCATTAGTGTTATGGCTCTTAAATTATTTGGATGGGTTGGGCCAACCCTAAAATTTAGTGCTTACATGTGAGGAGTGTAGTAATGTATTCTTCAAACACACATGGAATATTTTTCTGCAAGATGTTTGTTCTTGAACGCCACCTCGAGAACACATTACACATGTATTTTTCGACAAGGAAACTGATGCAGGGGATATTCAGTTTTACGAGTAAGTGTTTGATGATTCATAAATTATTACATCCATAATACACTCCCACGTACTCTGTAACAATACAGGATGGTTTCCAAAGACATTGGAAACACCCCTGTTCCTTCATTGCTGAGAGGCTATGCAAAGGTTGAGCTTCTTACTATAGCTGAGCTTAATGAATTTGTCATCATTTCCAAGCCTCAGGTTGTACAATTAGTTTTTactgttttattattttgaaa comes from the Brassica napus cultivar Da-Ae chromosome A7, Da-Ae, whole genome shotgun sequence genome and includes:
- the LOC106428707 gene encoding uncharacterized protein LOC106428707, which encodes MTSNIAEQLNNALVEGRSSPIVELLMFIQEMMTRWFSARRKKSERHRGLMTVEVDKVMTKSMALMSGSKINSVSSWSSQVVGKYGGYDSVILDQKKCSCKYFDHMKIPCGHAMLAADNLGVPYDTLVGHWYKTEAWRETYADVISPIGDPRDEDIPEEVMNKVLMPPVTKRPAGRRKTKRFLSTGEIPGPNKKAVPNKCGRCRGTGHNRTNCTVPLK